Genomic segment of Panicum virgatum strain AP13 chromosome 2K, P.virgatum_v5, whole genome shotgun sequence:
ATAGGCATTTTCGgacatattttaattccaaaattaaacatGTAAATAAACAATATTTTCATGACTAATGTGAGTGAAACAGATCTTGTGCAAGTGTTCAAAattaacataaaaataaacagaATGAAACACATGAGTTTCAGactgtaccccaaggcgggaccagtgccggcaTTGGGTGCGCTGTCACCAGCTGGAATAGCGtccatgctattcgactggccttgctTGAAGTAGTCGAACGATATCAATGCAGGACAATGTTTGCAGTGCAATCCCACAGACGGCCACCAGGAACTAGACGAAGTAGTTGTTCTAGTCGCCGGGATGTAGTCGTTTAGGCCACCAAAAATAGAGTACGTAGTCGTTCGGGAGCCTTgtgagcagtcgcgtcaagacgctccccaaaaatctgattgccccgctatcccatgcaggaccttcagcgggcaatggtttcggaggcctgctttCGCTAGgactgtgcgcgcagtgctagcgatgGAGATTGCAGAAAACAACAGAGGGAAAATGAAGAGGTCTGCTAAGCAGGAGTAACTGAAGCAAGTGCTTGAGTGAGTGAgaatgagaggagagggggctGGTTTATATAGCCATGTGGCACCCTCAGATTCAACAAACCTGGATGTTTTAGGTGCAACAATAACCATAAATTTGCACCATTAACTAGCCATCAATCCTCTATTTTAATCACCAATATTTACCTCCTCATAATTCCCTAGCATTAGTAGTGGGTTTTAATTCTTTTCCATTGAATTATTGAATAAATTCCAACAATCACCGCCACCTTTCCTGCCAACCTATACAAACCAATTGTCCAATTGCACCTTTACGGTCATCTTCACGACTGGTGTGCGAGCGTACGAGGGGAGCACGGAGCTGAACCTTTGAGAGTCTGAAGCGGAAGAGAAGCACTTGCCCCTGACCCCGAGAATGGGTTGCAGTGCCCAGAACATCCTGCTGCCCTGCCCTGCtttgcttcttcctcctccttggcCACAGCAACGAAGCTGTTTTTTTGCTGGTTTGTCCCGAAGGATGAGGTTTCTTATTAAGGAGATGAGCACTTGCTCTCAGTCTGAGTCATCGGTGCCCATTTAAATCAGAGCTGCTGTGTGTGTGGTACGCGGGCCGCCACGCCGCATGGTGGTGGTAGGTGCTGAGGTGAAGAGGATGTCATGTCGGCAACGGCAATACgagtatttatttttcttccaaaaacACGGCAAACTATTTCAATATTTTAACATCTCTGAAGTTTTCATAATAGTTTGCCAGATGACTGCCACATCATCCGTCAAGGTGGCAACACCGGCTCAGGGGGTTTGCCTCTTCCTCTGGTTTAACATGTTCCAAGCGAGCTCTGCTGCTCAGAAACTAATCGTTACCGGATGGTTCAGGGTGTGACAACCTATCCCTGAATTATGGTACATCAGAGAACTCGTAGAAAACCCACAGAACATTTGCCAAAACAGCCACTTCGCATCGCACTAAAGAAAAATGATGGTTGTGCAATGTTCATACACGGAATGATAGGAATAGCGCTCTGACTATTGATCAGGCGATTATTAAGAGTAGCCAATTATGTATCCAATATAAGGGAAATGAAGCAGCAAGACCGGAGGTGCTCAGATGTGAATGTTCACCAATGAAGCCACAGCATCTAGCCCTGGAGCCCAATGATACCTGacaagatgaggaaaatgaggacCACAAGGACTAGAGTAGAATGAATGTGTATGGCTCTAACAGATCCACTAAGTATCAGGTTATCTCTTCTTCacaaaaacagaaaagaaaaaggaaagaaagatcCACCGAGTGTCATAAAAAAAGATAGATTCGCCAAGATTGTATAGTGTGCTCAACTGCACTAAGTTAAACCTAGATGCAGAAAAGACTCCAACTGTGTTGTAACTTACCACAAGCAACACGGCCACCAGCATTTCCCGTGCTCTTGCTAAGCTCATGTCCACCTGATACACGACAGAGAAGGTATGGTTATATGTACACCTTTTAGTCTTGGAGCACTATGTAGTAACAATAGCACACCTAAAAGAAGCTACTAAGAATTTGCTCAAAATCAGAACAAAAGCGCAGACTAAAAGAGGCTAACAGATAAACACTAGTTTGCTCAAAAAATCGCTTTGTGAATAATTCAGCATCCATGGAAAATGGTAACCAGATTTGTAAGATATACATTTAGAAAGTGGATAAAATCAAGAATTCTTAGTTAACATATATTAACTGATAAGCATCAGCTTCATCCAATAGCATGTGAAAATAGTTTGTAAACTGACAGAGATGCAGTTAAGGCGATTTCCATATTGCCTCTAATATTATGTTTATTATCTACTGTATTAGGATAGTGAGAACATGCAGACAGCATAACACAATCTGCTCCATCAACACTGCACTAGAGAGGCCATACAGATCTGATAAAGAAACGCATTAACTACATTCAAGTGTTAATGGAGCATTACCCTTGCCAAGGTCATCTGGATCGGCATGGACAACTACAGCTCGGCCAATGATTGAGTGTGGCCCAGTGAGGGGAATCTGACATTCAAATGTGTGTTCCATGTCAAATGAACAAATTCAAACCAAAATGGTAATAAAAGGTACAGCAATAAAGTGAGTATCAGTATCCCTAACCTGGCAGTCAGTAATATTGACATTAGCAACACCTGCCAAGCAGTAAATTGTCAGTGGGATTATGCGCTGCAATCTAATGCAGGAAATTACttttgaaaataaagaaaactacTCTTTTCAGCCAACTATATTAAAGGTTTCTCTAATACAAATGTACCATCTTCTCCAGCTGTCACATTCCCAAGATCACCGGCATGGCGATTCTCATCTTCTGGTGCACCATGCTCCTTAGCAGCAGGATTGAAGTGTGGCCCTGCAGCACAAAATAATTTACCCCGTAAGCACGGCATATCAACTTGCCCTGATACATAACAGGGGAAAAAGATGTAGGTACCAGTGGACATGCAGCCATTGGTGGTGTCACCAAGCGCATGCACATGGAACCCATGGAGCCCCGGCTTGAGCCCAGAGATACTTCCGGTCACGGTGGTTGGACCTAAGCATGAACCAGAATTAGCAACCAACCAACCAATTGTGTTGGACGAATGCAGAAGTATAGAACACACATGTTCTCATAAGTCAAGACATGTGAAGAGAATTACCATCTCCCTcttgagaaaagaaaatggtACCCTTGACATCACTGCCAGCGAGGACAGCGACAGCCTTCACCATTGTCTATGTGATCTGCAGTCAAAGCCCGAAAGGAACAAGTTCGAATTCATTTCAGTAGGCTAACATGACAGGGCATGGTGAAGTGCTGAAGAACGGAACTTTTGCAGTATATGTATGCACTAATCAGTATACTGCGATTGTAGTTTTAACAGCATAAATCAACACAGCTTAAAGTTCAAACAGTTAGTAGGTTGCAGTCGTAGGTTTAGCTACACGCATCGATGCATCTGTTAGCTGTTACACAATCATACGTGTATGCAAACACTACTGCACAGGCAGCAAACCAAATCATACGCAGGCAGCAAACCAGTCACCCAGATCTCTATGTAAGCGACGCAACAACAGAAATCTACCTAGAAATTCGAACACAAATTCGGCAGGGCCAACGAATATCAAGACGCACGCGAACGGAACCACCACAGATCCGGCTAATCCGGCTGGATGAATTCGGGCAAAGAGAAACGATTAGAACCCTAATTAAGATTTGGGGGGTCTAGAACTTCAGGTACGGGAGCACTTACAAACGATGAGAAGCGACTAGTAGAAACCTAGGATCTGGGGGTTTAGGGTGATTGATATACCTCAGGCGACCCCTGCGTGCGACGCGAGTGGAGAAGTCGGAAGCGAAGGCGAGCAGCGAGCAGCGAGCAGCGAGCGCGAGTCTGGAAGACTCGAGAACCGAGGGCTAAATGGAGGACTCGGAGGCACACACTGAAGTGGAAGCACCTTAAATTGCCACCGTTGACGAGATGGATCGCCACCGACCCctcctttatttttctttattttttgttttttatatgGTACCTGCTCCCAGCAATTTCAATTTCACTTCTTATCGTACTGGCATGTCAAACTGTTAATTCAGttcaggccatgtttagttggagcgcaaaaattttttgtgttggaatttttttaatttaaagtactaaatgaattttatttacaaatttttttgcgcagatgggttgtaaatcgcgagacgaatctaatgatgctaattaatccatgattaatcaataattagcagatagttactgtagtaccaatgttgcaaatcatggattacgtaggctcattagattcgaatcgcgatttacagcccatttatgcaaaaagttttgtaaatagacttcatttagtactccatacatgtgtcgaaatattcgatgtgacgattttttgtgtttacgagaTTTACGGGTAAAAATCTAAACAGGACCTCAGTTTAACCATAGCAAAATACAGGGGTTACTAATTGCACCTGACCTGAGAACCAATTTCATTTCATCATGCTCTGCCTGATTGCCTCAACTTCGAACGAAAGGTAATCTTGGCAGCATTTCAAGATGATTCAGACCTTCAGACTGTACGGTATACTGTAGTACTACTTACTActacaagaattgaagaatcaCACGACACAGATGTAAATACAGGTGCCAATACTCCATTTAGCTATAGTTAACGCCATATGGCTGAACATATAACTGTAATTAACTACCACCACAGATGTAAATACAggtgccaaagcactggttaAAACGAATCCTCTCTCTAGTTGCTAAACCTGAACATGAACAGAAACGGACAGGGTAGTACACCATCCTCAATATgcacatgatctacaacaaatGTGAGATTCATGCTGTTTTCACTCTCCTTCATCCTGCTGCACCCGACCTCCCTTCAGagggcgacgatggggcccgtTGGCTTGCAGTGCGCGGTGAACAGCCTCGCGGAGAAGAGATCCTTGGCCGCCTTCTTGAGATCAAACGCGCGGGTGGACGAATGCTTAGATCCCCTGATGTGCTCACGCAGCGTCAGGTTCTCATCCCTCATCATGTCCATGGACGACGCGAGCTGCCTGATGACCTCCCTCTTCTCCTCGTCCttcccggcgagctccgccttcAGCTCCGcgttctcctcctccgccttctGCAGCGCCGCATTCTGCTCCTTCAGCCTTTCGATCTCCACGCGCATCAGCTCAACCTGCCGCTGCTGTTCCTGAAAGGCCGACTCCATCTTGATGGCCTCCGCACGCATCAGCTCTGCCTGCGCTCCCTCGTCTTCTTGCTCGGGGTCATCGACCTCAGACTCCGAGTCATACATGGAGACAGAGCAAGAGGAGCGAGGCGTCGTCTTGCCGTTCGTGGACGACGCCTGAGACCGGCTCTGTGTGCAGGAAGAAAGGCCAAACACTGTTTGGCGTGTGCCGCTGCCATGTTTCAGCAGGTCATACTGCTCTGCCACCGAGCGGTGCGTGCGGTACAGGTCGCCAAGCAAGTCCACTAGCACGGGCCGCTTCTTGTAGTACATTTCAGCACGCTGTGCAAACGAGTCCGCGTCTTGGTCGATCAGCTTCAGCATTTGCATGGTCTTGTCATCCAGCTCTGAAATCAATGGGAAGAAACAGCAAAACAATTTTGTTACTGAGCGTGAGCAAGAGGTAAGAATCTACCAAGATGAAATACGACATTTCTACTTATGAGAAGCAATGGCAACTTCATAAGAACCCAAAGGTCAAGATCACTACAGAACAGAATAATTGGGTTATAAATTCCCATGTAAAATCAAGTGCAATATCTAGAGTTTGCTAAATTCAAATGGACTTTGCTATAGTTCACTATAAACTTTGGATATTTCAAATTTTCATGATGGCATAAACAATTCCTTAACGACAAGATTAGAAGAAAAGCATGCTGATAAAATAAGTTAACATACAAAAAGCATGATATCATTGAAACTGGACTTGGGCAAAGGATTGCATTACATACCCAAATACTAAAGCTCAAGAAGAGCAGATCACCCGTTGGAGAATGCAAGGGGATGAGGCCCTACCTGAAAGTGTGTTGTTCAGCCATGGAGATGGCCTTGCTAGGTTGTGGCTGCCAAACCACCATGCCTGTGGCAGCTCCTTGTGCATCATCTTGTCTTCTGACTTACATGCAGCAATCATACAGACCAACAAGAATAAGCAAATGGGAAAATTCAGACGCGTGCCACTAAATCTTCATTTTTTTGAAGCTTCAATACACAGGATCATCATATGATTTCAGGCCTCTAGCGTGGATGGATTCTTTTGGTTCACCGTAAATTCTTTTGGACAAAACTTGACATTTCATCCAAATCAACACGTAAACAGAAGTAATATTTCTCAGTGGGCATGAATTAAAGAGTGAACTAACAAGAGACCAAAGATTTTATTCACGAAAACGCACAAGACTATCGGTTAAATTTTGGAACTTTGACTACATGAAATCTTCAAACCACGTGGGACTATATACAgtttttttgcaaaagagaGTGATCCAGGAGCGCATTACAGAGAGCAGGAATAGAGTGGGAAAGGATGTGAATCGCTTTCACAAGACAGAAACAAGAACATTGGTTGGAGATGACTGTAGCCTGAAAAGTTCAGTTTCATATCCAAGGGAGAAAGGGTAAAAAGAAAACAGATCATTTTCAGTCCTGCTTATGTAGTTCATGTAACTGAACAAATCACTAAATCAGAACTTGAATGGAGGGGGAAAAGGTGCAATCAACACATCTTCACTCGAAGAGTGGAAAGGTTCACATGGCTATGCATGCCAACAGTGAGAATAAACAACAGCAGGCCCAACCAGAAGGAAATAAaaatcactctgttcgctgtttGGTTcctccagccagccaacagtatttttctctcacacagcTCCAGCACCAGACtacagccaccagccagccaacagtatttttctctcacaccactccagcaccagccaccagcaccagcacagcgaacagagtgaatgaAAACTTGTCAGAGGATTTAGCTTTGAATCGCCTAAGCTGATTGAAAAGTAAAATGTAACGCACCGTCTTAACGAAAAGAAGCACACCTCCAAGACGTTGCACTCATCGAAGGCCTACTAACTGAAGAACAAAACCGTACGTGGCCTGAGAACTAGCTAGGAACTGAACCCGTACGTCTCGCAATCGATCTCGCTGTTTGTACTGTAACAAACAAGTACTGTAGTAGTATTGATACCAGCAAGACATCCCATGCTAACATGATATCGCCAACCAAGACGCAACACATGACATGCGCAGAAAGTCAAATCAAAAGCAAGGGAAGAGCCAAGAAACCGAACCGGAAGTGATGAGAGGTTGCAGTTACAGATTCATCCGCACAATCCCATCGGCGCGGCAAGAGGCAACCAGGCCGCGCCACTCAACGCACACAACAGAACCGCTACTACCTCCGACCCCGGCCCCCGTGAACCACGCCGCGCGAGGCGGGATGGCAGAATCGATCAACCAAATCGAGAAGTTTCtaggagagagggggggggggggtggaacCGCACAGCACCTGCGTCGCGTTCGTGTGgccgcggccgctccgccccgaGGTTTCGTTTCCCGTTGCGGCTGGGTTCTCTGTgtctctcgctcgctcgctcgctcgctctctcCGCTGCTTTTAGGAAGGCGAAGCGGAGGAAGCGGACAAGCGGCGGGCGCCTCGCGAGATTTTCAAATCCGGCCGCTCCACGAGTCGAGTCCACGACGACGATGGCTTGGCTGGATGCGAGGGGAAGGGGGGGACACTCTTGCGGGGGAGCCCTCGGGAGAATCTTGCGGGCCGGGACTGGCACGCGCCGCGGCCGTGGTGGGATCGGCTTTGGTTTTCTATGCCTGGGAGGGGCCGGAAAGCGAACGTGCCGTGCTCAGactgggcccagcccacggggcGGCTGGCACGTGGGCCCAGCTGGCGTGGCGCTCCCAGTCAGCAGCCGCCCGCCTTGAGACTTGAGAGAGAGCGTGTCGTCCGTCCATCTCGGTAAGCCCTAGGCAGGAGTAATTAAAAGTAGGTGTAAATGGGCAGCAGCGCGAGTGCCAAGGTTGATGAAGTAGGACCAGACTGTTGACAGTTCATCTTCCGATGCATTGGCGAGCTGTAAATAAAAATCCGCCAAATTTGGAACGAAAACGCATGGAATTTGCCCTTCCTGATGAATCTTTCCAGTCCGGAGAGTGTAGAGAAAAAACAAGCGCTTGCGCCTGTGCTGCCGCGACGCCAGGTAGGAGGGCAAGGGCCGGTCGCTTTCTGaaagcgcgcggcgcggcctctACTTGTTGGGGCCTGCTAGTTTACGCGCGCGGATGCCTCCTTTTTTAAACTAGCCGTTGCAGACTCCCATGCCGCATCCAGATGACCAAGAAaggaagaaaattaaattaataaATTGTCGCCAAACGATGCAGATACGGACGGAGATGAGATGAGGCCAACACCACAATGCAAGCTCTCCCTAATCGGAGGTGACATGCGCGCGCGCCTGCTAGCCGACCGTTGCTTGCCGGGCCAGCGACCGCCGACCGGGACATTCTTCAGGCGCAATGGCTATATATCGCAGGCTATAAAAGCTAAATCCATCGCATGAAGATTGTTAGGTGAAACAGCGGGATGATTTCGGTCCAAATAGTAAAAAGATTTTGGCCCACGTGGAGCAGACTGATTGGCTGTTGTTGTGTTATACTGTTTGTgtgtgtgctgctgctgcatgcagCATGCAGCTGTCAGCCCACAAAGAGCAGGCTATTGATTGGTTGAAGGATGCTGTGATGTGCGTGCTGCTCTGCGGTTGCATGCATGCTAGAGAAGCATgtgtgctctttttttttttcttttttttatttctgcttcttctctttattttatttttcttcgtATTCATTTTCTTTCTCGATTTGTGCGTTTATTTTTCACGTTCAAGTCTCTATTTATTTATACATGATTGAAGTTTATGTTTTTTCTCTACATATGCTTCTTACTGTTTTGACTATATGTATGCTTACTAGATGTGGTGCAGTgcacctttatttctttttcttccaatCTTTTCTCTCCCTACTTCCTTTTTCTTTATTAATTTTATTTCTTtaatgataatttcttctctacttgaaagctatatttttattattattttatcttTCATTTGTCCAGAAGAATAATTTGTTCGTGTGCAAGGATAATTTATTAGTCTTGTGGACACATTTGTTCTCCatgtaaaaataattttttatttatttatactaAAATGTTTGTGAtattaaattatttgttcaaCTTGTAGACAAAATTGTTCCGTGATGTGAACTCATTTGTTTGTAATATTTAATTTTCAAATGTTCGGAATGTGCAATATTTTTATTCGTCTTGTTTGATCATTTTGTTCCTATAAAACAATTTTTTGTTCCAGATTTAAAATATTTGCTCAGagcaatcaaaattaattatcttatattaaaaatagttttttaaataattattttaaatataGTCAAGTGTGGTCTTGATTTGAAGATCTCATCATAAGGAACATTATGGTGAAATCAAAATTTAGTTGAGATGTTTGGTTCGGAACTTATGACTTTTTTTTAGTTGATGTCTCTTGCTAACATGTCGTTTTCATTGGACTGTACATGTGCTGCATGTGGTCATAATTATAGTACGGTGCTAGATATCGCGGGCAAGAGCCCATACATTGGATGTTGGACTGATAGCCCATTAAATATAATAGATGGTGAAAAAAATCTTCGGGCGATGGTCGGTGGAATTGTCACCATCAGTGACATATAACCGCACCCTTCTTGAGGGCCTCCTCGAGTGCCTTTCGTCGCGAGATGCATCCTCGCCGAGGAGGAGATACGGACACGCGCGGCTTGACGGTGTTACCGGCGCCTGGTCGGTGGTAGTGCAGCCAAACACCATTGAGTTTGCAGGGACGACCCATCGTCTGTCCCCTgcacattattttttattttattttttgatttttttagaatCACACAGTACAACGAAGACGTCcacaacacgcacgcacactcacaccctataaatacacgtacgcaaaccctacccctatgagcacctccgaagTACTGAGCACCGGCAAATCTGAAGATTCCTGAAGTCACCACTGGCGTCTCGTCGTCGACGAGAACGTCGCTTACCACTTAACGTGTAACACCGGTAAATCTTAGgaaaatcccagaaaaaaaTGCGAGCACCAAAATTTAAAACTTAATGGATAGCATCCCACCGGACCGTCCTATCATTGGACTACAAGCCAATTCAATGAGAGGACGCTGCACAATTGCGAGACCACCCACTATTTGTTGGATCAGATTAAAGGCCCATCTTGGCCCTGGCCCGCACCATTAATGAATAAGCGGAGGCCGAAGATGCGCAAAATCAGGCCGCAAACAAGTTTCGGAAAGGCCCAAGACACGATTAAAAGGCTGCGCGCATTGGGCCGGCGTCCGCCGCGTCCCAGCATCGCTCCAACCAAGCCCTTGGCGCCTCCAACTCTGGAAGCAGCACGACCAAGGCAGGCAGACAGGTAACGAGTTTTCCACTCCTGCGTCGAGAGGAGCCTTGCCGAACCGCCGCCGCTTTGTGTCGTCTGCGTCAGCGGCCGTGTGCCCTTCCTTGTGTGTAGACTGGCAACGCTACGGCGATCGTCATGCGCGCGTTGGAGGAGGGACAGCAAATAAAATAAAGCTGTGGCCTGGCCTGGAGGGGGAGGGGCAGGGGGATCTCCAGGTGATCCGATCCCCCTTTGGCCTTTTGGCACCGAGGCGAGCGATGAGGAAGGAGGTGCCCTGGCCATCATTCTGTCCGCCTCCGGCGCCGCTGGCCGGGGCCGGTGGAGCGA
This window contains:
- the LOC120694780 gene encoding superoxide dismutase [Cu-Zn] 2 gives rise to the protein MVKAVAVLAGSDVKGTIFFSQEGDGPTTVTGSISGLKPGLHGFHVHALGDTTNGCMSTGPHFNPAAKEHGAPEDENRHAGDLGNVTAGEDGVANVNITDCQIPLTGPHSIIGRAVVVHADPDDLGKGGHELSKSTGNAGGRVACGIIGLQG
- the LOC120694778 gene encoding protein NETWORKED 3C-like, giving the protein MMHKELPQAWWFGSHNLARPSPWLNNTLSELDDKTMQMLKLIDQDADSFAQRAEMYYKKRPVLVDLLGDLYRTHRSVAEQYDLLKHGSGTRQTVFGLSSCTQSRSQASSTNGKTTPRSSCSVSMYDSESEVDDPEQEDEGAQAELMRAEAIKMESAFQEQQRQVELMRVEIERLKEQNAALQKAEEENAELKAELAGKDEEKREVIRQLASSMDMMRDENLTLREHIRGSKHSSTRAFDLKKAAKDLFSARLFTAHCKPTGPIVAL